In Sphingobacterium sp. SYP-B4668, the sequence AAGGTTGAGGTTCCCGACCCGTTCCCAACGTAGTCTGGGATTGGGGGGCGTATTCATCTGGGCGTAGTTACTGCCCGTTATGGTGTTGGGCCTGGGCGAGAGGTAGATTATGGGGTAGGCCGATGTTTCCGTGCTTACATTGCCATTGTACCCATATGTGGCCCGGAGCTTCAGTAAAGGAAAGCGCCGATCGTCGATAAAACCTTCCTTCGAGAGCAACCACGCCCCTCCTATGGACCAGAAAGGCTGCCCTTTGTCATTGGTCTTTACCCCGAATAGATTGGATGCATCCTTGCGCACACTGGCACTCAGGATATAGCGCTTGCTATACGAGTAGGCCCCGTTGGCATAATACGAAACGTAACGATTGACGCTCCCATCGTAAAAATTATTGTCGGGCAGGGCCATAGTGCCCAAAAGACCGTTCAATACCGGTACGGCCCGACCATGGGCCAAGGATTGGAAAGAGCCGGTCTGGGGGTCGAATCCATCATACTGCACCGTCCGGAAATCCCTGTCCACGGTCCGGACCTCAAAACCTGCAAAGAGATCCAGATCGTGCCTGTCCCAACTACCATTGTAAGTACCTGCCAACCTCCCCTGCTGGACTTTGCTGTTCCAGGTGCGCTCTCCATAATAATCGCCGATCGGGAGGTTCCAGACCACCTGCTTGGCATCCCAGCTCGCAAAATCGTTCAATCTCCTGCGCTGGACATAGCTTCCGGCACCGTAGCTATCATAAGCCGGGTTTTGGTTATGTTGGTAGGCATAGCGTCCGGTAATGGCCAAGCCAAACGGAAAGCTATAGGTCGCCGAGATATTGGCCATCAGGTCCCTATTTACCTGCGTCTGCCGGGTCTGGTGTATATCCCGCAATGGGATGTAATCCCACCCCATCAAGCGTCCACCTGCAACGGTATCGCGGAACGTCTCGCTAAATCCAGCAATGTCAACGAAAAGTGGGATGCCGCTCCCATCGGCCAGCTGCATATATGGCCAATTGGAGATCCCCTTGCCCAATCCATTATAGCCGACAGGTTCGAAACTATCTACTTTCTTTGATTCGGTATAGGTAATGCCCAGATCGAGCAAAAGATATTTCGTGGCCTTTACCTGTGTATTGGACTGTAGGTTCCAACGGCTATAGGTAGAGGTGACCAACTCCTCCAGGTTCTTATCGTACCCTATACCGATCGACGTATTGACCTTGTCCCCACCTGCGTCGAGCCGCGCACTATACTGCCGATCGACACCTGTGCGATAAATGTATTTCAGGAAGTCATCCCGCATATCGACACCCCGAAGCTCATCCAATCGTGCATCCAGCTCCCGTTCCGAGATCAGGCCCCTCCTTTGTCGATCCATCAATTTGACGATAGGCTCAGGATTGCTTGTCCAATCGTTCAGGTCCCAATCGAAGCGCCCCTTATCGAACAGCATGCGGATGGCATCGATGTGGTCCGTGGTCCGCATCTGGGGAAGATAGTAGAGGTCGGGCTTTTGCTTGATACCGATATTACTGTTGACCGACAGATTGGCCTTCTCGTTGAACCTGGCCCGCTTGGTCGTAATGACGATCACGCCGTTACCTGCCCTTGCCCCCCATATCGATGAAGCGGCAGCATCTTTCAGGATGGTGACATTCTCGATATCATTGGGATTGATATTGTTGAATGTCCCGTACCCCACATTGTTGAGCTTGCTCTCGTAAGGTACCCCATCGATCACGATCAACGGCCAGCTATCCCCACGTAGTGTGCTCAGGCCACGTATATTCGTATTCATATAGTCTCCTCGAGCATCCGGACGGTATTTATTGGTAGATAGCCCAGGAACCACATCTTCTAGCCTACTCAAGAAGTCGGTGGATACCTTACGGTTGAAGAGTGCAGAATCGATGAATTCGAAGCTCCCCGTCGCTCTTTCCTTGGGTATCTTTTGGTATCCGGTGGATACCACTTCTACCTCTTGGATGGTGTTCTCGATAGGTGTCAGGCGGATGGTGATAGGGGTAGATGCAGGGCCGTAGCCTACTTTTTGGGCCTGGTAGCTCAGGTGGCGTACCTCGAGGCTCCCCTGTTGCTCTTGTACGGCGATGGCGAATTTCCCTTCTTTATCGCTACTGCTTTGTTGCTTGCCTATCCGGATGGATGCCCCTTCGACGGGGCGCCCATCGACAGCCGAGCGTACTTCACCATGGAGTACGGTCCTCGGCTGCTGGACGTACCCTTTCGCTACCCCTTGGTTGCCGGGCAGCTCCCGGGCAGATAAACTAAACATACTAGCCAATATAAAAATGGCTAGTATGTTCTTCAATGCCTTTGCAAAAAAATTAAGGTGATTGAAAAACATATTGAAACACAAAATCGTTGCCAGCAGCAACAAGCCATCGGCTATCCGCCATTTGCCATCTGCCATAAACTTTAATTTCATAACATGCCATAGGCTATAGGCCATCAGCGATACCATATAGATCACGAGCTTGGCCCGAAAATACACGTGCAGGCATTGGAGAAAAAAAGAATGGTCATCAGCCGTCAACTTATCGGTATCGTACCTTCTGGCGTCATTGCGAGGAAAGGATTGACGAAGCAACCCCGAAGGGCTCATCGTAGATAATCTATCGGCTACGTTCCTATCTTCATTTTTTATCGAGCGCGGTGGCTCCTCGCTTGGACTTCGCTCCCGGGATTTCTGCCGTTTAATAACTTCGCAGTCTTGACTTGTGGGGTTACCCTTTGTGTCAAGACAAAGGGTAACAGCCCGTCGCGGCTTGAGCGACATAAAAAACAATGATATTAAGGTTTTAGAAGACCGTACAAACGTATTTAGTCTTGAACTAAATGCTTCAGCACAGCGCATACTCCTCCCCTTAGCATAAAAATGCTTCATAATAGTTGGTTTAATTGGTTATGGAGCCGTACTCCAAATTCGCTACCGGTCACCAATCAGCAGTGACCAATAACTAATCACTTAAATAAAAAAAACCAAACCTCCCTTTTTAAGAAAATACAGAAAATAATATGTAACGCCCTTGCTTAACTGGAAAAATCAATCTAACTTTAGAATGCAAATAAAAAAGTATGTTGACCACTGGATAAGACAGGGCACCTCTGGTTGTTTCTATAAAGACAGGAGGTTGGCATTCTACAGACATATTAATTAAAGAAAGGAACTTGCTTTTATTACACCCTACATACTACCTATGAGCGTCATTCTGTCCGCTACCTGGCGGACAGAATCGCCGATGTCGTATGTATATGCACTGATGCCGTCAAAGCGCACAGCTTTCCCCTTTTCTATGTTCTGTAACGAGAGCTCGGATTTATTCAGGCGCTCGGATGACGTTCTTTTTCAACTGTAAATAGAGGAACCATTGACCACGATCGTAAATCGGGTCTGCGGAGGTTCTTTTGGTGGTTAGTTCACATCTTTTCATAATCTATAAATTGGTTATAAACGATGTCTACTCTGAAAGCTTGGAGGAAAGCGAATTGGCAAAAAACCAACAGGGCGTCTCCCATGCTTTTGCTCGTGGCTCCGCCAGAAGCCTACTCTTTACAGAGGTACCCACAAAAGTCTGACAGGAAGACGCCCTACTGGAGTATCTACAAAGATATAAAAATCCAGTAATGAGGGCGACTTCAAGGTCATCTCGTGGGTAATCTGGCGGATTTCGAACGAGTGACATCGTTGAGACAGGAGAATTCCCCTGCTTAGTGTCGCTATAATTTAAAACAAATATACAAATAAAAGATGACTTTAAAAAGTTTTTCAAATAAAAGTCATATTAAAAACTATAATATGCCAACATTATTGGGGGAGTATTTGAACGGATTGCCGATAGTAAAGGAAAAAGTCAGAGACTTGGCTAGCATCAAAAAGCCAAGAATGAACGATTTAAACAATAAAAAAACAGCCAAGCCGTCTCCAGAAGAATTTTATAGGATAGTTTATATTGCGATTAAACTGGCGAATCTGGAAGATGCTGAATTTCAAAGAGCGATAGAAGCGATTTTCCCTAATAGACCCAAAGAGGGACTATTAGAAGAATTTAAACATCTACCAGTTGAAGTAAGGTTTTTGAAAAGGCACACTCTTACACAAAGTGAAGTTGAGAACAAAATTGGAATGGCAGAAAATAAAATCAGCAGACTTGCTAATGAAAAGACTAAAGATCTATTAGCAGTCGAATTAATCTGCTTTACAGAAGGATTGGGGCTAGACGTGTTGGAAACTTTCAAAGACATTTATGGAGAGATCAATTTCAATGGAAGACAATAAAGCTAAAAATGATAAAACTAAATAACTAGCATTCATCCATTTCTAATAAAGTAAAAAGAAAAACCAATACTAATAACCATAAAAACCAAGCATTATGAACTTATTGTTTCTGAACATAGGCACACAGGATTTATTTGTGATTATAGTCCCATTATTCTACTGTTGTTTACTTGCGGCTATTTTTTGGGGGCTATATAAGGTATTATCCATCTTGTTGAATCGCTATCTAGTAGCAAAACGCGAACATACAGCAGCTCTCCTCCTACAAAGCGAAGCACTGAAAGAAATAGCTTCGGCTATTAGAGAATCGAACGACAAAAGCGGTACGCCACCAGAGATAATCTAATATGAAAACACTAGTAACAACTGTATTTCCTCTTTCGGTGACGACATTAGTCTTCGGACAAGAAGTGATCAACATAACCCCAAAAACCGTCACCCTCGAGCTGGCCCCTCAAAAAACAAGTGCCATTGATTATTCTAGAGTCACAAACTCAATAGAAATGAATTAGTTATGAAATTTTTTAGTGGTTATTTTGTTAGTAATACACGCGGCACGCGTGCATTTGCTGGGGTCTACTTGTAAACTTTGGTATTTAAAACAGGCCCCTCTGCCCCCCTACCCTCCTGGCCTAGATGTCCAGCGTCCTATTTGCCACCTGTTGATTGTCGGGCAGCTCTTGGGCCGAAACATTGCACATAGAAACTATACGGACAAATCAATCGACAACCTTACCTTGTCCATCGTCTAATAAATAATAGATTTAATTACAAAATCAACCAGCGTAGCTACTAAAGCCTCCCATTATTTGCAATACACAGAAAAAGAGGTTATTTTTATGGTGATTAAGAATAATTGATAGCCGATTATGCAGTCTATGTACCCCATAAAGAGCGAGTCTTTCGATGGTGCTTGATGCTGGACGGTGGCGGATAGCGGCCACAGAACAACCCTTAATGTGATTCGTAAGAGTGCTTTGTTGTATACAGGTCGCATTTTCCCTTGCTGACTTGTAGGCTGCTGTCCGCTTTTTCTATTAATATACTTGCTCTATTCAGGTGGCGAACAAATATTCTTAATCAAGAATGCAAGGCATAACATGCTGTCCAATAAAGAGAGCTGGAATAGCTATGTTTAGAAATTGGTAATGTATCCATAATTCTACGCTTAATTGGTTTCAGAAAAAGGAGTCAGATGGAAGAGGAAGGGCAAGAATGAAACTGATACAGTCCCTATATGTAATGAGTGACCAAACTCATTCACTGGTTTTCTATATATTTTCGATCAAGCATTCGATAGTATTTATTCTTTGTCGCTTCTCCAAATAATCTCAGGAAACTATTCTTATAATCGGTAAAACTATCTGAGTTATAGACTTCTCTAAACACGATATAAGTTGACACTGGACTGTTCAAATTTGCTTCGATAAGTCGGTTTATTTGTTCTTTAAGTTCTGCCTGAATTGAGGTTTGCCAAGTATTTGAATTGATCAATGAATCCATCTTCTTCACCTCAGAAAGATTTCCACTATTTAGCCACTCATATTGTTGGGCTTTCAGGTCAGAAAGCTTTTGTCGCTTTACTTTTTCATTTTGAAGGAGTAGATGACTATAGATCTCAAACAAATTGAAGTCTTTACCTTTGCTTTCAGCAATTAGATTATTGTCTACTGGATTATTATAATACCGTTGCTCGACTTCCTCTTGGGATAGTGAATCTTTCAAGCTAATTTCTAAGTCCCCTGATTGCTTAGTATTGATATATACCTCCTTTTGCATCATAAATTCGTCTGAAAAATCCCCAAAAGTTTCTTCATGCTTACGCAATCCTTTATAGATACTGTGCGGGACATAGCTACGACGCCAAAATACATTTATACTGACTGCATCATCAATAATAGTATCCAATACAATCTTTCTTTTATTTACAAGCATTGCATTATATAGCTTTTCCCCTGTGACAGCCTGATAGATTTCGACCCGAAATGTATCCACTAATGGCAAATTAATAGTGAGTTCTATTCTATTTGATTTCTTACAACTAAAGGGTAAGATTAATATTGGAATTAAGATATATAACAATAATCCTCTCATAATTAGGAAGCCCTTAAGGTTCAACATTACTAATGTCGAACCTTAAGGGGAGACTATAATGTGTTTCTATTTTCCTTTATAAACTGCGGTAATTACAACTTCGCCGCTTTTATTATACGCATTAAACGTGATTGACTGTGTATTTCCGATTTTTTCAGATTTATTAGCAACCAAATAAAAGGTTTGAAATTGGTCTCGTAGTGCTTTATAAGCTGCTGCAATCCCAGCATTTGTGGTACTATAATACGGCAGGAAGCTCATTGCATTATGACCCTGCGATATATAATTAGCTATCTGTGCATTAGATTTATTAACATAGACAAATTGGAAGGGATAAAAATCTGTAATACCCCCTATTGCAGATATATTATTAAATGGGTGCCAGCTATATAGTGCATTAACGTTTCCAGCACTTTGCGCAACGTACTTCACAGGAATATTGAAGTCTTCGTTGGTTAAAGCGGAATGTACTTCCATTGTTTGGAATTCGCCTTCTCCAACCGGCCTATTGGCAACGGTAGTCATATCAAATAGTACTTCACTATCTGCCCATTTCCAATCTGCAGGTCTTTTGAACAATTTATAGACAACACCACCTTCGGGTTTGTACACTCCCCCGCTCCTATAGCCCCTTATCTCGATAGTATCTTGACTATAACTCACCACATTAAAGATATGATCTGTAATGTCGGACATTTGAGCCCCAACTTTGAAAAGGGCAGAAATCACCGAACCAGTCGAAAATTCAAGTTGGGGAGCGCCCAGACCGCTTGTAATTTGATAAAAAGATTTCACGCCTTCTGACTCGCCGTAAACAGTCTTTACATCGACCGAATTGTCTGTAGTATCAAATTTCATTACCACCGGAGCATAGATCGTATTACTCAAATTGGACTTCACCATCATCACCCAACCATGCTCAGAACTTTGGAGCACTTTGTTCAATCCTGCAGCAAGTTTCTCTGCTCGGTCTGGATTGCTGTCAATATAATCATTGGTAATGATATCCTTTTCACAGGATGAAAGCCAAAAGGCTAACAAGACACCAACAATACTAAACTTAATCAATTTCATATATATATAATTTGATTGTTATCATCATACAAAATATCCAATCGCATTCATGCATGAGCCGTCTGTACAATATGGATATTTCATAACTTAATAATTTACCTTATTAACTACAGAGTCTACCACTTTTTGTAGCTCGTGAAGATCAACCCCCATATCTGAGTATTTCTGAAGGACTAACTTATACTTTGTATTAAGCTTTGCATTCCTAGCAACCATTACTTCGATTTCATTTTTAGGGTATTTAACCATGTATTCTACCGATGTGGCAAAATCTTCTTCTCTTGCATAGCCACCATATGGCTTGAAAAAGCCGTCCTTTTGAGCTTCTTCATCGGTACGTAAATTCCCATCCGGTTTTCTGAAATAACCAGCCAATCCGTAGTAATCCCCTTGTGATGTGCGATCATAGATTACTCCTCTACCATATTTTTGATCTATTTGATGGGCATGCTCATGATATAAGGTCACCAAATGATCTTTTAACCACTCTTTGTTCGTCTTACTAAACGCATTAACACCTCCCATACCCAACCTATAGTATTGGGCATTCAGACCTGCTCCAGCGGCAGCACCCACTGTGGTAATATCATTGAAGTGCACAAAACCGCCTACAATTATAAACTCTGTCGGAGTTTGTTCCTTATAAAACTTAGGGAATCTTTCTTTCAATGGATTGAGCCACATCTTAACAAGCATAACCCGTGTATATTGTAGAGCTAAATCGTACTCCGCTGGCACAAAAAATGTTGTACCTGCTATTATACGAGGAGAAAACTCATAAATAATCTCTACACCGAATTCCTTTTGCACGGAATCACATAAATAGTCGAGCTCATTCCATTTCTCTTTTGGCTTATTTGTTCTTTTGGAAAAGTAATCTAGATTTTCATCTATTTCTACAGCCTTCTCTTTATTGCAAGAATTATATATAAAGAGACCAAAAACAGTTAGTACTAATACTAATAATCTTTTCATCTTATCTAGGATTTAATTGATTTTCTAAAACAGGATTACCAATTCTGGCAGGCAACGGAATCTGGATAGCCGTTCTTTTGTCATTTGGAACCAATACTTCATCAGGTGTAGCAGATAATCGATTGAGACGATGCTCAATTTGAATACCTAAACGCTTGATATCATACCATCTAAAACCTTGGCCCAAAAGCTCCAATCGACGTTCTTTCATCACAACTTCTAAAGCAGCATCCCCATTAGTAGGAACAGGCAAGGCTGCATATGGGACAATACGCTCTCTTCTAATGGCTTCGATATCAGCCATAGCTTTAGAAATATTAGGTGCGCTAATCTTTAATTGGGCCTCAGCTCTATTCAATAAAACCTCTTCCATAGTAAAACAATCATAACGAGCCTGTGCTGCATTTGGATTGTTGGGTTGGTTTGCATATTTCACCACTAAAGCCACACTATCAATAACCGTTCCTCCGGAAGAGAATAATTTACTTCTTAAATCTGTCGTTGGGGTAGTATAGAAAAGACTATGTGATAAGTAAAATCCCCCCAATCTAAACCCAAATGGTCTACACAAGAATCGTGTTGTCTGACAAACCAACAACAAATTGGAATGTAGGGTGGGATTCATTATTTCCTGAGCGAAAAACTTCTCATCAGTTGTACGTTGACGCTCAATATCTTCAGAAAGTTTACGTACAATGGTTCCCTTATCTTGTACTACTAAATCAGCGTACTTAATAACTTCATCCCAATTACCTTTGTACAGATTGACACGAGAGAAAAATGCATAAACACTGGCTAATGAAAAACGATAGGGGGTCCTGGGTATAGCTGCTTCACCTTCTTTTAACAGCTTTAACCCTTGTTCCATGTCTTTATCGATTTGGTCATAAACTTCCTTAACTGTGGCTCGACCAAAATAAGGACGATTTTCTTTAGGAACTCCGACAATTAAAGGGACACCTAAATCGGTTGTATAAGTAGTAGGATTATAATGCATACTGAAAAGATTCACCAAGCTAAAATAATTATAAGCTCTGAGCATCAACGCTTCTCCAAGAATTGCCTTCCTTCTTGTTTCATCCCCCCCAATCTTTTCAATTTCTTCAATGACAGTATTCGCTTCATATATCTTATTGTAATAATGCGCGTATGCTGCTTGAGGAGTGGCTGTTGCATTGTCCTGATATTCATCCTTCCATAAATAAAGAGGGATATAAATGGGTCCCATACTTGCTTGCATGGTTGTAGCATAATGATGGAAATTATCGGTCATTATCTCTGTGAAGACATCTTGGCGCTCGGGATAAGCCGCAGCCAAGCCATCATCCAAATCATCCAACGTCTTTATTTCCAAACGATTATCATAAGGCTCATCTAGAAACTTTTCGCAAGAAGAGTTTAATACTAGGCTTATAGTCAATAATATAAAAAATATCTTTTTCATGTGATCTACTATTTAAAAACTTGCTGTTAAACGTATACTATATGACCTCGGATTGGGCATGGCAGTACCTCCAGTTAACAATAACTCAGGATCTACTCCTCTTAATTTTTTACTCGCCCAATAATGGATATTGTTGGCCGAGAACATTAATCTAGCCGTTCTAATCGCAGGTATATGTCTCGTCAGCATCCTACCAATCTCATAAGAGAACATTATCTCATTGATTCGCAATGAACCAGCATCAGCAACTCTAAAATCACTTCGATTATAGGCCATCTCGTCATTATTCGATATTGTTGCCAAATACGTACGTTGAATAGTACTTAGTAAGCCCGGTATATTTGTATAACCTTCGTCACCAATAGTTTGCCATCTGTAGTTGAGATCCGCAGATTTAGAACTATTGTCGTCATACGTTCTACTAGATATAGGTGTCATAAACACCTTATGGCCTAAAGCATACGTCAGAAATACCCTAAGTTCGAAGTCCTTATATTGAAACGTATTGGAAAATGAACCTGTGCTTAACGGCTGTCGGGACCCCATATAACTTACTAATGAGCGATCTTTGGATGCAGTTATTATGCCGTTCGTCAATGTAGGCATACCATTTTCACTATTTCCATTAGAATAAAACAGCGGACGGCCTTCTGAATTTAAATTAGCATAGTTAAATGCATAAAGTCCTTCTATCGGATTACCGATTAATGGATAACCATTAGACCGAGTAATCTCTGTCAACAATGCAGATTCCAATTCGCCCTTTGTTACTTTGTTCTTCACATAGCCATATATAAAATTCATATCCCATCTAACATTTTGGCTATTCAGGACATTCCGGACACCAAGTGTTAGATCCACACCGTTATTTTCCATACTAGCGTAGTTGATATTTTTGGTCGTAAAGCCTTCCTCCTGTGCAATGTTTATAGAAGATATCAAATCATTGTTGTGTCGGTTATAGTACTCTCCGACAAATGTAAACTTGTTAAATAAACCAAATTCCAAACCTACATTCGTAATATAATCCTTCTCCCAATTCAAGTTATAAAGCTCAGGCGATGTAACTCGAATACCGATGTCACTATTAGACGCGTCCAATCGGGTAAGATTGACGTATTGCGCATTACGTAATGGGGAAGTTTCTAATGTATTTCCACGAAGAGCATAACTACCTCTAACCTTTAGGTAATCAACTACCTTAGAAAGGTTAGATTCTTTAAAGAAGTTCTCTCTATCCACATTCCACGATAGACCAAAATTGTAATTTGGCAAGAATTTAGATCGGGTCAACCTTCCAAACATATTACTACCATCAAGACGTCCTCCAGCTTCAACATTATATCTATCAAAAAGTGAGTATTGAAACGTAGCAAACATGCCTAACTCATTTTTACGCTCAAATGATTCAATATACAATCTGTCGTCAAGGTTGACCGAACGAATCATTCCCAACCGGCTAGGGGAAACAATCTTTCCTCCATAGTACATGTATCCAAACGCCTTCGTGTATTCCCTCTGGATATGTTCACTTTGAACAACCATACCTGCTAGCGCATCGAGACTATGATTTGTCCAAGCCTTTTTAAAGTTAAATTGATTCCGGATATAGTAAGAACTACCTTTATTACTTCTTGAATATAAAAAACCTCCTGTAGGCAGCCACGTCTGTCTAAAGCCAAGTGGGTCGGCAGGGTCTTGATACAACAGGGAGTTATCATTACGAAGAACATCATTATAATCAACCCTATGGGCGTTCGAAACATTTGAACGTTCAGTGATTGTATGATTGTAGCTGTTGTTTGTCTTTCTTATATTTAAGGTGAGCTCATATTTCAAAGTTGGAAGAATCTGAAAAGAGGGCATTAAACTTAACCGAACATCTTGTGAAGTTATCTCATTAAAGTTTTCATTCAACTCTTCAATGATATTGAATGGGGCGAGATTTTCAGTATAATATTTATAAGACCCATCAGCTTTGTAAGGATACATAGCTCGACTTGTATTCATAGCGTACACAAACGGATTAATTTCAAATTGTCTAGATACATCCGAGTTGGTCGTACCTGCATTAAAACTACCAGGTGTAAATTGATTTCTATAATTCCAATTTAGGTTCGCATCAAGCTTTAATCTTTTACTAATATTAAAAACGGTTCTAAAATCAGTCGTCACACGATCCATGTTAAATCCAATGGCTTGTCCATCATCGTGGGCATAATTTCCGGATACGTAATAGGTATGCTTCTCCCCTCCTCCAGAAAATGAAAGATTATGTTCTTGTACAACGTTATTTCGGAAAAGCACGTCAAACCAGTCTGTATTTGCACGTGCCGACCGGTTCAATTCTTCATATGCTTGATCCAATGATATATCCCTTAACGCCAATTGTTTATAAGTTTCTGTATATGCACCTGTGGAATTGGGCCAATTAGCATTTGACAAGTAGCCTTTGTCAAACATCTCTTTATACAAAGAGATTTCTTCCTTGGAATTCATGAGGTTAAATTTCGCAACATCTGGTTTTAGTCCAATTGTATATGCCGTACTGACGTTAATATTTCTACTATTCAGGGCTCCTGTCTTTGTGGTAATCGAAACGACCCCATTAGCAGCTCTAGTTCCATAAAGTGAAGTGGCTGCACCATCCTTAAGGATTTGGATGTCTTCGATATCATTAGCATTTAAACCTGCGATTGCAGATCCTAACACCGATGCGGGATCTCCCGAATAAAGTTGACTTACGGATACGTTACTAGGGGAAGAAATCGGCACACCATTCACCACATACAATGGCTCTTGATTCGCACTAATGGAAGAATTACCTCTAATTCTAATCTTAGGTGTTGAACCAAAAGTTCCAGAAACATTCTGTACACTCACACCAGCCGCAGCTCCTTGTAGCATTCTGGAAACATCTATAGCTCCCGAACGATTTATTAGATTCTTGTCAACACTACTTACTGATCCTGTAAATTTTCGTTTGTCAATTTTCTGAAAACCAGTGGCGATTACTTCCACTGCATCTAACGTTTGTTCAATGGGATTTAACGAAACATTGATGGAGGTTTGTCCTTTAGCTACAATCTCTTTGGTTGCAAATCCCACAAAACGTATTATTAATATCGAATTAGCTGGTGCATTAAGCGTGAATTGTCCCTGTTCATTGGTACTCGTTGACATTGAACTTCCTTTTACTGAAACAGTAGCCCCGGCCAATCCTCGTCCATTCGCATCCTTGACAACTCCAGTAATGGGGACTTGAAGAGAATAATCGCGGACAATCACGTCAGTTCTATTTGTATTGACTGTTACAGTACCTGCGATAATTTTAAAGGTATAATTTTCCTTGTCCAAGACATTGGCCAAAGCATCTTTAAGAGAAACGTTTTCAAGCGTCACATTGACCCGTTCGGCATTGCGAACCACATTCTCTTCATACAGGAAACGATGATTCGTCTGCTTGGATATAGACGAAAATACA encodes:
- a CDS encoding SusC/RagA family TonB-linked outer membrane protein, which translates into the protein MKHFYAKGRSMRCAEAFSSRLNTFVRSSKTLISLFFMSLKPRRAVTLCLDTKGNPTSQDCEVIKRQKSRERSPSEEPPRSIKNEDRNVADRLSTMSPSGLLRQSFPRNDARRYDTDKLTADDHSFFLQCLHVYFRAKLVIYMVSLMAYSLWHVMKLKFMADGKWRIADGLLLLATILCFNMFFNHLNFFAKALKNILAIFILASMFSLSARELPGNQGVAKGYVQQPRTVLHGEVRSAVDGRPVEGASIRIGKQQSSSDKEGKFAIAVQEQQGSLEVRHLSYQAQKVGYGPASTPITIRLTPIENTIQEVEVVSTGYQKIPKERATGSFEFIDSALFNRKVSTDFLSRLEDVVPGLSTNKYRPDARGDYMNTNIRGLSTLRGDSWPLIVIDGVPYESKLNNVGYGTFNNINPNDIENVTILKDAAASSIWGARAGNGVIVITTKRARFNEKANLSVNSNIGIKQKPDLYYLPQMRTTDHIDAIRMLFDKGRFDWDLNDWTSNPEPIVKLMDRQRRGLISERELDARLDELRGVDMRDDFLKYIYRTGVDRQYSARLDAGGDKVNTSIGIGYDKNLEELVTSTYSRWNLQSNTQVKATKYLLLDLGITYTESKKVDSFEPVGYNGLGKGISNWPYMQLADGSGIPLFVDIAGFSETFRDTVAGGRLMGWDYIPLRDIHQTRQTQVNRDLMANISATYSFPFGLAITGRYAYQHNQNPAYDSYGAGSYVQRRRLNDFASWDAKQVVWNLPIGDYYGERTWNSKVQQGRLAGTYNGSWDRHDLDLFAGFEVRTVDRDFRTVQYDGFDPQTGSFQSLAHGRAVPVLNGLLGTMALPDNNFYDGSVNRYVSYYANGAYSYSKRYILSASVRKDASNLFGVKTNDKGQPFWSIGGAWLLSKEGFIDDRRFPLLKLRATYGYNGNVSTETSAYPIIYLSPRPNTITGSNYAQMNTPPNPRLRWERVGNLNLGLDFALKGNFLGGSIEYYEKKAKDLIAAGQIDPTTGFASMRTNFANLHTKGWDISFNAKPLSRKDGEWNSNLVFAHSRTMVTKAFLATDIAWLLAGAQTVPVEGENLHSLRTYKWAGLDPEDGTPRGYLDGGVSKDYSAITGAKVETLDNHGSQVPVYFGSWRNGIRYKSVDVSWNISYQLGHKFLRTSFINSEFLTQRYGHTDYQHRWQKPGDELWTDVPAFTYPNNATGSDMYRASSALVEDAGQIKLRDIQMGVQLPALARYGLKNMRIYAYLQNLGTIWRANKNGIDPEYGTWYPDPFMASFGLNFNL
- a CDS encoding DUF4302 domain-containing protein, with the translated sequence MKLIKFSIVGVLLAFWLSSCEKDIITNDYIDSNPDRAEKLAAGLNKVLQSSEHGWVMMVKSNLSNTIYAPVVMKFDTTDNSVDVKTVYGESEGVKSFYQITSGLGAPQLEFSTGSVISALFKVGAQMSDITDHIFNVVSYSQDTIEIRGYRSGGVYKPEGGVVYKLFKRPADWKWADSEVLFDMTTVANRPVGEGEFQTMEVHSALTNEDFNIPVKYVAQSAGNVNALYSWHPFNNISAIGGITDFYPFQFVYVNKSNAQIANYISQGHNAMSFLPYYSTTNAGIAAAYKALRDQFQTFYLVANKSEKIGNTQSITFNAYNKSGEVVITAVYKGK
- a CDS encoding substrate import-associated zinc metallohydrolase lipoprotein; amino-acid sequence: MKRLLVLVLTVFGLFIYNSCNKEKAVEIDENLDYFSKRTNKPKEKWNELDYLCDSVQKEFGVEIIYEFSPRIIAGTTFFVPAEYDLALQYTRVMLVKMWLNPLKERFPKFYKEQTPTEFIIVGGFVHFNDITTVGAAAGAGLNAQYYRLGMGGVNAFSKTNKEWLKDHLVTLYHEHAHQIDQKYGRGVIYDRTSQGDYYGLAGYFRKPDGNLRTDEEAQKDGFFKPYGGYAREEDFATSVEYMVKYPKNEIEVMVARNAKLNTKYKLVLQKYSDMGVDLHELQKVVDSVVNKVNY
- a CDS encoding RagB/SusD family nutrient uptake outer membrane protein, producing MKKIFFILLTISLVLNSSCEKFLDEPYDNRLEIKTLDDLDDGLAAAYPERQDVFTEIMTDNFHHYATTMQASMGPIYIPLYLWKDEYQDNATATPQAAYAHYYNKIYEANTVIEEIEKIGGDETRRKAILGEALMLRAYNYFSLVNLFSMHYNPTTYTTDLGVPLIVGVPKENRPYFGRATVKEVYDQIDKDMEQGLKLLKEGEAAIPRTPYRFSLASVYAFFSRVNLYKGNWDEVIKYADLVVQDKGTIVRKLSEDIERQRTTDEKFFAQEIMNPTLHSNLLLVCQTTRFLCRPFGFRLGGFYLSHSLFYTTPTTDLRSKLFSSGGTVIDSVALVVKYANQPNNPNAAQARYDCFTMEEVLLNRAEAQLKISAPNISKAMADIEAIRRERIVPYAALPVPTNGDAALEVVMKERRLELLGQGFRWYDIKRLGIQIEHRLNRLSATPDEVLVPNDKRTAIQIPLPARIGNPVLENQLNPR